One part of the Coregonus clupeaformis isolate EN_2021a unplaced genomic scaffold, ASM2061545v1 scaf0156, whole genome shotgun sequence genome encodes these proteins:
- the LOC123483847 gene encoding CD209 antigen-like protein D — protein MQEFHVQKELLSSGLRDCEANLTRVKDLLPTIQGNQKECNADRKPCSPGWEFYNGSCYYFSKDKLTWEQSQYACIRDGGHLVVIESSQEQEFIKQRVETLGIDHYEHSPWIGLTDEKQEEVCVWMDNTTLNENIKY, from the exons ATGCAagaatttcacg TCCAGAAAGAGTTGTTATCCTCAGGTCTTCGAGACTGTGAGGCCAACCTGACTAGGGTCAAAGATCTCCTGCCAACCATCCAAG gGAATCAGAAGGAATGTAATGCTGATAGGAAGCCATGTTCTCCTGGCTGGGAGTTCTACAATGGATCATGTTACTACTTCTCTAAAGACAAACTGACCTGGGAACAGAGTCAGTACGCCTGCATCCGCGATGGAGGACACCTGGTCGTCATAGAGAGTAGTCAGGAGCAG GAGTTTATAAAACAGAGAGTGGAAACACTGGGAATTGATCATTATGAACACAGCCCCTGGATAGGACTGACAGATGAGAAGCAAGAGGAAGTCTGTGTCTGGATGGACAATACAACTCTTAATGAGAACATCAA